A genomic region of uncultured Paludibaculum sp. contains the following coding sequences:
- a CDS encoding type IV toxin-antitoxin system AbiEi family antitoxin domain-containing protein, protein MPIADGGLVKARHVFAKHKGMLRASDAIRLGVHPRTLYTLRDRGELEQVSRGIYRLSTAPPLTSPDLVSVAIRIPRAVICLISALAHHRLTTQVPHAVDVALPSHAQIPKLDGIPLRVFWYSDPSFSSGIDVTSIDQVPVRMYSPEKTIADCFKYRNKIGLDVAIEALRAYRERTRKPDYPALSRFAKVDRVERVMRPYLEAML, encoded by the coding sequence ATGCCGATTGCTGACGGTGGTCTCGTCAAAGCACGCCATGTGTTCGCCAAACACAAAGGCATGCTCCGCGCCAGCGACGCCATTCGTCTGGGTGTTCACCCTCGGACGCTATACACTCTTCGCGACCGCGGTGAGCTCGAGCAAGTGAGCCGTGGCATTTACCGGCTTTCGACCGCCCCGCCGCTCACCAGCCCCGACCTGGTCTCCGTCGCGATCCGGATACCACGCGCCGTCATCTGCCTGATCTCGGCGCTCGCACATCATCGCCTCACGACCCAGGTCCCGCACGCGGTGGATGTGGCGCTGCCCAGCCACGCGCAAATCCCCAAGCTCGACGGCATTCCGCTACGCGTATTCTGGTACTCCGATCCGTCCTTCAGCTCTGGCATCGACGTAACCTCGATCGACCAGGTACCCGTGAGAATGTATTCGCCCGAGAAGACGATCGCGGATTGCTTCAAGTACCGAAACAAGATCGGGCTCGACGTCGCCATTGAAGCTCTGCGAGCTTACCGTGAACGGACGCGGAAGCCGGACTACCCGGCTCTATCCAGGTTTGCGAAGGTCGACCGCGTGGAAAGAGTGATGCGTCCATACCTGGAGGCGATGCTTTGA
- a CDS encoding MFS transporter translates to MSQNVSGLIAPESAAPAESPRASTPPAGYRFSVLTGYLGWALDSFDFFLVVYCLTAIADEFHRKDSEIALAITLTLAFRPLGAILFGLLADRFGRRLPLMVDLIFYSVVEILTAFAPSYATFLALRALFGIGLGGEWGVGASLVMEKTPTARRGLISGLLQQGYAMGNLLAAGCYYFFFDKWGWRPLFFIGGLPALLCLVIRLRVAESEVWQVQKKRTIREILGELYRYRALLFSMVGLLAALNLAGHATVDLYPTFLQRKWNLLPTTRSAVSALALTGTLVGALLIGYLSDRIGRRRSMAVAFGLAVLVVPMWAFAPTLALTIAAAWVMQFLVQGAWGVIPAHLAELAPNSVRGSLPGFAYQMGALASSAIVYIQALAAEHMPYSNAMAITAGTALVLAAIASCLGQERRGRDLSE, encoded by the coding sequence TTGTCCCAGAATGTGTCCGGTCTCATCGCTCCCGAATCTGCCGCCCCGGCCGAGTCCCCGCGAGCCTCTACCCCGCCAGCCGGCTATCGGTTCTCTGTTCTTACCGGGTACCTCGGCTGGGCTCTGGATTCCTTCGACTTCTTCCTGGTGGTGTATTGCCTGACCGCCATCGCCGACGAGTTCCACCGGAAGGACTCCGAGATAGCTCTGGCCATCACCCTAACCCTCGCCTTCCGGCCGCTGGGTGCAATCCTCTTTGGTCTGCTCGCTGACCGGTTCGGCCGCCGGTTGCCGTTGATGGTCGACCTCATCTTCTATTCCGTGGTGGAAATCCTCACCGCCTTCGCGCCGAGCTACGCCACCTTCCTCGCGCTACGCGCCTTGTTCGGGATTGGCTTAGGCGGGGAATGGGGCGTTGGCGCCTCGCTCGTGATGGAAAAGACGCCAACGGCACGCCGGGGCTTGATCTCGGGTTTGTTGCAACAGGGGTATGCCATGGGCAATCTGCTCGCCGCGGGTTGTTACTACTTCTTCTTTGACAAGTGGGGCTGGCGCCCGCTCTTCTTCATTGGAGGGCTGCCGGCGCTTCTCTGCCTCGTGATTCGCCTGCGCGTGGCCGAATCGGAGGTTTGGCAGGTCCAAAAGAAACGGACGATCCGGGAGATCCTCGGCGAACTCTATCGCTATCGAGCTCTGCTGTTCTCGATGGTGGGCCTGCTCGCGGCTTTGAATCTGGCAGGGCACGCCACCGTGGATTTGTATCCCACCTTCCTCCAGAGGAAATGGAATCTCTTGCCAACCACCAGGTCCGCCGTCTCCGCCTTGGCCTTGACCGGAACCTTAGTTGGCGCTTTGTTGATCGGCTACCTGTCAGATCGGATCGGCCGCCGCCGTTCCATGGCGGTGGCCTTTGGACTTGCCGTCCTCGTCGTCCCCATGTGGGCTTTCGCCCCGACTCTTGCTCTCACCATCGCGGCCGCGTGGGTCATGCAATTCCTGGTCCAAGGTGCCTGGGGTGTGATTCCAGCGCATCTTGCGGAACTCGCGCCCAACTCGGTTCGAGGCTCGCTTCCTGGCTTTGCCTACCAGATGGGGGCATTGGCCTCCAGCGCCATCGTCTACATACAGGCGCTAGCGGCGGAACACATGCCCTATTCCAACGCCATGGCCATCACAGCGGGCACCGCGCTGGTTCTGGCCGCCATCGCTTCTTGCCTGGGCCAGGAGCGCAGGGGCCGCGACCTCAGCGAGTGA